A single genomic interval of Coregonus clupeaformis isolate EN_2021a chromosome 36, ASM2061545v1, whole genome shotgun sequence harbors:
- the LOC121552600 gene encoding proto-oncogene c-Fos — MMYSAFNTDCDSSSRCSTASPACDNLAYYNSPAGSYSTIGSPQSHDFTDLTSLSSGSFIPTVTAISASPDLQWMDQPLVSSVAPSHGVHPYSACPPTYTSAMRNKGHRSVRRGKMERLSPEEEEKKRVRRERNKQAAAKCRNRRRELTDTLQGETDELEDEKSALQNDIANLLKEKEKLEFILAAHQPICKIPSDMDNAFPSISPSHGVSIQLSPPQPQSMVSSSVCSATPLTSIPSTASSILSTSVSIFSCSPLLSTASVSDVKMADLDTACLEESVSLLAKTEMETARSVPEVDLTSSLYAQDWEPLYSTANTDFESLCTPVVTCTTHTSSFAYPEAEAFPTCGVAHRRGSSGGNDQSSDSLSSPTLLAL, encoded by the exons ATGATGTACTCCGCTTTCAACACGGATTGTGACTCCTCTTCCCGGTGCAGTACCGCTTCTCCAGCTTGCGACAACCTGGCTTACTACAACTCTCCTGCGGGATCTTACTCCACTATAGGCTCTCCCCAATCTCAC GACTTCACAGACCTGACTTCACTGTCCAGTGGCTCCTTCATCCCTACTGTCACAGCCATCTCTGCCAGCCCAGACCTTCAGTGGATGGACCAGCCGCTCGTATCCTCCGTGGCCCCTTCTCACGGAGTCCATCCCTACAGCGCCTGCCCCCCAACCTACACTAGCGCCATGAGGAACAAGGGCCACCGCTCTGTGCGCAGAGGCAAAATGGAACGG CTTTctcctgaggaggaggagaagaagcgaGTCCGTAGAGAGAGGAACAAGCAAGCAGCAGCTAAATGCCGCAACCGGAGGAGGGAGCTCACTGACACTCTGCAGGGTGAAACTGACGAGCTGGAGGATGAGAAGTCTGCTCTCCAGAACGACATCGCCAACCTGCTCAAAGAGAAGGAGAAGTTAGAGTTTATCCTTGCAGCCCACCAGCCCATCTGCAAGATCCCCTCTGACATGGACAATGctttcccctccatctccccctcccacGGGGTCTCCATCCAGCTGTCCCCGCCCCAGCCTCAGAGCATGGTCTCCAGCTCCGTCTGCTCTGCAACTCCCCTCACCTCCATCCCGTCGACCGCCAGCTCCATCCTCTCCACCTCAGTCTCAATCTTCTCCTGCAGCCCCCTCCTGTCCACCGCCTCAGTCTCCGACGTCAAGATGGCCGACCTGGACACAGCCTGCCTGGAGGAGTCTGTTTCTCTCCTCGCCAAGACTGAGATGGAGACGGCCCGGTCGGTGCCCGAGGTCGATCTGACAAGCTCCCTGTACGCCCAGGACTGGGAGCCCCTCTACAGCACAGCCAATACTGACTTTGAGTCCCTGTGCACCCCCGTGGTCACCTGCACCACGCACACGTCTTCCTTCGCCTATCCAGAGGCAGAGGCGTTCCCTACCTGTGGCGTGGCCCACCGGAGAGGCAGCAGCGGCGGCAACGACCAGTCCTCTGACTCCCTCAGCTCCCCTACACTCCTAGCCCTGTGA
- the LOC121552837 gene encoding transmembrane emp24 domain-containing protein 10, which produces MARFAALLLLPVLIESVFSISFFLPVNSRKCLREEIHKDVLVTGEYEISEQSNTKTNLKITDSSGHTLYSKEDATKGKFAFTTEDYDMFEVCFESKSPMGTGRVPDQLVNLDMKHGVEAKNYEEIAKVEKLKPLEVELRRLEDLSESIVNDFAYMKKREEEMRDTNESTNTRVLYFSIFSMCCLIGLATWQVFYLRRFFKAKKLIE; this is translated from the exons ATGGCTCGGTTCGCTGCCTTACTGCTTTTACCTGTTCTCATTGAATCGGTATTTTCGATTTCTTTCTTTCTACCGGTAAATTCAAGGAAATGTCTACGGGAAGAGATCCACAAAGACGTGCTCGTCACGGGGGAGTATGAAATCAGCGAACAATCCAACACCAAAACCAACCTGAAG ATCACAGACTCGTCAGGACACACCCTCTACTCAAAGGAAGATGCAACGAAAGGGAAGTTTGCCTTCACGACAGAGGATTATGACATGTTTGAAGTGTGCTTTGAGAGCAAGTCCCCAATGG GAACTGGGAGAGTCCCAGACCAGCTGGTTAATCTGGACATGAAGCACGGCGTGGAGGCCAAGAACTATGAAGAG ATCGCCAAGGTGGAGAAGCTGAAGCCCCTGGAGGTGGAGCTAAGGCGGCTGGAAGACCTATCAGAGTCCATCGTCAACGACTTTGCCTacatgaagaagagagaggaggagatgagggacACCAATG AGTCCACCAACACACGCGTCTTGTACTTCAGCATCTTCTCTATGTGCTGTCTGATTGGCCTGGCCACCTGGCAGGTCTTCTACCTACGACGCTTCTTCAAGGCAAAGAAGCTCATCGAGTAG